The following proteins come from a genomic window of Lachnoclostridium phytofermentans ISDg:
- a CDS encoding peptidylprolyl isomerase: MKKIKRIGTIVLALTLATSLWACSKNKGSDVTNEDGITVVPEVPAQEKQGKTVLTVNNLTVSYEEAVLYLQSRKEEIEELYGKDVWSLVVDEDGTTYEQLLKDSVYEEIEYLMLVCSKAEELGITLSEDELLDADEFTADFTSNFSPEALDYYNVNKGVVNKIYRDNMLANKIYESLTLNVDTEVSDELARQAVFQYILVGKYGYDANGNRIEYTKEQLEESKTRAYKLREEALDAKNFYDFAAANSDDENEVEITVGKGDMKENLEKVAFALDEGEISDVIDTADGYFIFRCVSLLDRNATDSKKEDIIIKRQEEAFDVEYNKWQGEKEVKLNKEIWNSIDITGELVK, encoded by the coding sequence ATGAAAAAGATAAAGAGAATAGGCACGATAGTATTAGCGCTAACCTTAGCGACTTCCTTGTGGGCATGCAGTAAAAATAAAGGTAGTGATGTAACGAATGAAGATGGAATAACGGTAGTTCCTGAAGTGCCTGCGCAGGAAAAGCAAGGGAAAACAGTTCTTACTGTAAATAATCTAACGGTTAGTTATGAGGAGGCGGTACTATATCTTCAATCTAGAAAAGAAGAGATTGAAGAGTTATATGGCAAGGATGTATGGAGTCTTGTTGTTGATGAGGATGGTACCACCTACGAACAGTTATTAAAAGATTCGGTTTATGAAGAGATAGAATACTTAATGCTTGTTTGTTCTAAGGCAGAGGAATTAGGGATAACGTTATCAGAAGATGAGTTGTTGGATGCTGATGAATTTACAGCTGACTTTACTAGTAATTTTTCTCCGGAAGCATTGGATTACTACAATGTGAATAAAGGGGTTGTAAATAAGATCTATAGAGACAATATGCTTGCTAATAAAATATATGAAAGTCTAACCTTAAATGTGGATACGGAAGTATCTGATGAATTAGCAAGACAAGCGGTATTTCAATATATCCTTGTTGGAAAGTATGGATACGATGCCAATGGAAATCGAATTGAATACACAAAGGAACAATTGGAGGAGTCGAAAACTCGTGCGTATAAATTAAGAGAAGAAGCACTTGATGCAAAAAACTTTTACGATTTTGCAGCGGCGAATTCAGATGATGAAAACGAAGTTGAAATTACAGTTGGAAAAGGCGATATGAAGGAAAATCTAGAGAAGGTTGCATTTGCATTAGACGAAGGAGAAATCAGTGATGTTATTGATACTGCAGATGGCTATTTTATCTTTCGTTGTGTTTCCTTATTAGATCGTAACGCTACTGATAGCAAAAAGGAAGATATCATCATAAAGCGTCAAGAAGAAGCATTTGATGTAGAATACAATAAATGGCAGGGAGAGAAGGAAGTTAAGTTAAATAAAGAGATCTGGAACTCCATTGATATTACCGGTGAGTTAGTGAAATAA